The following coding sequences lie in one Cannabis sativa cultivar Pink pepper isolate KNU-18-1 chromosome 5, ASM2916894v1, whole genome shotgun sequence genomic window:
- the LOC133038169 gene encoding uncharacterized protein LOC133038169 yields MVGAGDLRLVEIIWLKVSINFCKNLKRAASSGLLTCFQLQKCHVLVNADCPLCNSHAKIVQHALVECEFSKAAWNLSMVHVRAGAATFSSWLLGIFDRGHEDEMEEVAVVNWAIRRARNEFVWQKKSWSASNIVASARNMLDQYKFSQGRKGLSLSSLHDGEGRFGMGCVAQNHHGAMVEAVKKGKIGCVQPEIAEIIGIKEALS; encoded by the exons ATGGTTGGAGCTGGAGACTTGAGACTTGTGGAAATTATTTGGTTAAAAGTGTCTATAAATTTTTGCAAGAATCTAAAG AGGGCTGCTTCGAGTGGGCTTCTAACTTGTTTCCAGCTCCAAAAATGTCATGTTCTCGTCAATGCCGACTGTCCGCTATGCAACTCTCATGCAAAAATCGTTCAACATGCGTTGGTGGAGTGTGAGTTTTCTAAAGCTGCTTGGAATCTCAGCATGGTCCACGTCAGGGCTGGGGCTGCAACATTCAGCAGTTGGCTGTTGGGGATCTTTGACAGAGGGCACGAAGATGAAATGGAGGAAGTGGCTGTGGTGAATTGGGCTATTCGGCGCGCACGGAATGAATTTGTTTGGCAAAAGAAGAGTTGGTCTGCATCAAATATTGTTGCATCAGCTAGAAACATGCTTGATCAGTACAAATTTTCTCAAGGAAGGAAGGGTCTTTCGTTGTCTTCGCTGCATGATGGGG AGGGGCGCTTTGGCATGGGTTGTGTAGCTCAGAATCATCATGGTGCTATGGTAGAAGCCGTCAAGAAGGGGAAGATTGGTTGTGTTCAACCCGAAATTGCTGAGATAATAGGCATTAAAGAAGCTTTGAGTTAG